One stretch of Streptomyces sp. A2-16 DNA includes these proteins:
- a CDS encoding esterase-like activity of phytase family protein, with protein MSPHAEGRRPAGRTVAAGVHLALVAALIAAGPAMGAPSGEAHVVRTATLGDIPLGVFSNGLLPGTVDDDRGVDLGGIGSDIYPAGRKGEFWTVTDRGPNGQIKVAGTKRRTFPVPGFDPAIVRIRVVGDTVKVLDAIPITTSRGRPVTGLPNQRGRDEAPYDYNALTALPYDPNGLDTEGIVRAADGSFWLVDEYGPSLVHVSARGKILTRYVPKGLNLTGAGYPVVEALPSVLLHRKINRGFEGLAQLPGGDLVLAVQSPLSLPDTDAGEASRTTRLLRFSPKRKAVTAEYAYRFDPVDVVDPSEDDTSELKISSVVAVGGDRLLVEERTDKAARLQLVRLDRSSNILGSSWDDDTTSPSLEQLDDPAASGVPVLTKKPVVDLGRVAGVPGKIEGVARVDHDTLALINDNDFGMTDGTGAFDADGRLVDSGVETTVTYVRLPHRL; from the coding sequence ATGTCACCGCACGCCGAAGGCCGACGCCCCGCCGGACGCACAGTCGCGGCGGGCGTCCACCTCGCCCTGGTCGCCGCCCTGATCGCGGCAGGCCCGGCCATGGGTGCCCCGTCCGGCGAGGCTCATGTGGTCCGTACAGCCACGCTCGGCGACATCCCGCTCGGCGTGTTCAGCAACGGACTGCTGCCGGGCACGGTGGACGACGACCGCGGGGTGGACCTCGGAGGCATCGGCAGCGACATCTACCCGGCGGGACGCAAGGGTGAGTTCTGGACCGTCACCGACCGTGGGCCCAACGGCCAGATCAAGGTGGCCGGCACCAAGCGCCGCACCTTCCCGGTCCCGGGCTTCGACCCGGCGATCGTGCGGATCCGGGTCGTCGGCGACACCGTGAAGGTGCTGGACGCGATCCCGATCACCACCTCGCGAGGAAGGCCCGTCACGGGGTTGCCGAACCAGCGGGGGCGCGACGAGGCACCGTACGACTACAACGCGCTCACGGCTCTGCCGTACGACCCGAACGGCCTGGACACCGAGGGCATCGTGCGGGCGGCGGACGGAAGCTTCTGGCTCGTCGACGAGTACGGGCCGAGCCTGGTCCACGTCTCCGCGCGCGGGAAGATCCTCACGCGCTATGTGCCCAAGGGGCTGAACCTGACCGGCGCCGGCTACCCCGTGGTCGAGGCGCTGCCGTCCGTCCTCCTGCACCGGAAGATCAACCGCGGGTTCGAAGGGCTCGCCCAACTGCCCGGCGGTGACCTGGTACTGGCCGTGCAGAGCCCGCTGTCCCTGCCGGACACCGACGCCGGAGAGGCTTCCCGGACCACCCGGCTGCTGCGTTTCTCGCCGAAGAGGAAGGCGGTCACCGCCGAGTACGCGTACCGCTTCGACCCGGTGGACGTGGTGGACCCGAGCGAGGACGACACCTCCGAGCTGAAGATCTCCTCGGTGGTCGCCGTCGGCGGTGACAGGCTGCTGGTCGAGGAGCGCACCGACAAGGCGGCACGGCTTCAGCTCGTGCGACTGGACCGGTCCTCGAACATCCTCGGGAGCTCCTGGGACGACGACACCACGTCCCCGTCACTGGAGCAGCTCGACGATCCGGCGGCCTCAGGAGTGCCCGTGCTCACCAAGAAGCCGGTCGTCGACCTGGGAAGGGTCGCCGGGGTGCCCGGGAAGATCGAGGGTGTCGCGCGCGTGGACCACGACACGCTCGCCCTGATCAACGACAACGACTTCGGGATGACGGACGGCACCGGGGCGTTCGACGCCGACGGCCGGCTGGTCGACAGCGGGGTGGAGACGACGGTGACGTACGTCCGGCTGCCGCACCGCCTCTGA
- a CDS encoding FAD-dependent monooxygenase, giving the protein MGGSLAGLLAAHVLAGHADRVTVVERDRFQEGAEPRSGVPQGRHPHVLLQGGQVAMESLLPGFLAELSEAGAPRVGMPADMVLWQSGRWFRRLPATTHIYTGSRAQLEHLVRRRVLADPAIGVQEGTDVVGLVGDATRVRGVLMRDRSGDNRAEPRLLEADLVVDASGSGTKAPRWLEAIGARVPDEETIDTGLAYASRVYRGTNGALEGETRGYYAYPDPEQVHAGGALPLEDGTHLVIVSGLRGDEPPTEDAEFVTYTKRLPHPPLHRWLDQAEPLSPAFGYRRTANTRRRYDLPGHPAGFLATGDALCTFNPIYGQGMAVAAMSAVALRDALADRRRTPTTRRVQQALLAASRQAWDISAGADRKMPGAVGTAIDGGPADRLAGWYLSRVQQRAPGDPVVGQAFRAVLTLAAPVTALFAPSVARAVLFGPPAPTPTEPPAAPEEPEAHGR; this is encoded by the coding sequence GTGGGCGGGAGCCTCGCGGGGCTTCTCGCGGCACATGTCCTGGCCGGACACGCCGACCGGGTGACCGTCGTCGAGCGCGACCGGTTCCAGGAGGGCGCCGAGCCCCGGTCCGGCGTTCCGCAGGGCCGGCACCCGCACGTTCTGCTCCAGGGCGGACAGGTTGCCATGGAGTCGCTGCTGCCGGGGTTCCTGGCAGAGCTGAGCGAGGCGGGGGCGCCCCGGGTGGGCATGCCGGCGGACATGGTGCTGTGGCAGAGCGGCCGATGGTTCCGCCGGCTGCCCGCGACGACGCACATCTACACCGGCTCCCGCGCGCAGCTCGAGCACCTGGTGCGGCGGCGCGTCCTCGCCGACCCGGCGATCGGCGTCCAGGAGGGGACCGACGTCGTGGGCCTGGTCGGCGACGCCACACGCGTGCGTGGCGTGCTGATGCGGGACCGCTCCGGCGACAACCGCGCGGAGCCGCGCCTGCTGGAGGCCGATCTCGTCGTCGACGCCTCCGGCAGCGGCACGAAGGCCCCGCGGTGGCTCGAGGCCATCGGCGCCCGGGTACCGGACGAGGAGACCATCGACACCGGACTCGCCTACGCCTCCCGCGTCTACCGCGGCACGAACGGCGCTCTTGAGGGCGAGACCCGCGGCTACTACGCCTACCCCGACCCGGAGCAGGTGCACGCCGGCGGCGCACTGCCCCTGGAGGACGGCACTCATCTGGTGATCGTCTCGGGGCTGCGCGGCGACGAACCTCCCACAGAGGACGCCGAGTTCGTGACGTACACCAAGAGGTTGCCGCATCCGCCCCTGCACCGGTGGCTGGACCAGGCCGAACCGCTCTCCCCGGCGTTCGGCTACCGGCGGACCGCGAACACCCGCCGCCGGTACGACCTCCCCGGCCATCCGGCGGGGTTCCTCGCCACCGGTGACGCCCTGTGCACCTTCAACCCGATCTACGGGCAGGGCATGGCCGTCGCCGCGATGAGCGCGGTCGCCCTGCGGGACGCGCTGGCCGACCGGCGCCGCACGCCCACCACGCGGCGCGTGCAGCAGGCGCTCCTCGCGGCGTCCCGGCAGGCCTGGGACATCTCCGCCGGGGCGGACCGCAAGATGCCGGGCGCGGTGGGCACCGCGATCGACGGCGGGCCCGCGGACCGGCTCGCCGGCTGGTACCTGAGCCGGGTGCAGCAGAGGGCGCCCGGCGACCCGGTCGTGGGGCAGGCCTTCCGTGCCGTGCTGACCCTCGCCGCGCCCGTCACCGCCCTGTTCGCGCCATCCGTGGCCCGGGCTGTCCTGTTCGGCCCGCCCGCGCCGACTCCCACCGAGCCGCCCGCCGCACCGGAGGAGCCCGAAGCGCACGGGCGGTGA
- a CDS encoding PadR family transcriptional regulator → MLELAILGFLYDAPLHGYELRKRLTALAGHVRPVAESTLYPAIKRLEKAELLARATEPGAVAAPRHVLTLTDAGRQELRRRLAEPAARDITDENRWFTVLAFLRHLDDAAAQAAVLRRRLAFLEEPASFFYEGDRPLSAEELDDPFRRGVLTIARATSRAELSWLRETIESLDAASS, encoded by the coding sequence ATGCTGGAGCTCGCCATCCTCGGATTCCTGTACGACGCCCCGCTGCACGGCTATGAGCTGCGCAAGCGCCTCACCGCGCTGGCAGGTCATGTGCGGCCCGTGGCCGAGAGCACGCTGTATCCGGCGATCAAGCGGCTGGAGAAGGCGGAGTTGCTGGCGCGCGCGACGGAGCCCGGTGCCGTGGCCGCGCCACGCCATGTGCTGACGCTCACCGACGCCGGACGCCAGGAGTTGCGCCGACGGCTGGCCGAGCCGGCCGCGCGCGACATCACCGACGAGAACCGCTGGTTCACGGTTCTCGCCTTCCTCCGCCACCTGGACGACGCCGCCGCACAGGCGGCCGTGCTCCGGCGCCGGCTCGCCTTCCTGGAGGAGCCCGCGAGCTTCTTCTACGAGGGCGACCGGCCGCTGAGCGCCGAGGAGCTGGACGATCCTTTCCGGCGCGGTGTGCTGACCATCGCACGCGCCACGTCCCGGGCCGAGCTCAGCTGGCTGCGGGAGACGATCGAGTCACTCGACGCGGCCTCTTCGTAG
- a CDS encoding DEAD/DEAH box helicase encodes MLPLRAALPVLTRARARAQGHRAAAFWGAASVLALQYVARGLLLPGLSPTDHDAWRVGPLGAADVDRIRRLAAAMPPEAHAVPLSTAEPLRLPDPELLLRAFLDAVADTLPRSPAAPLVTGGPAYAAREPQHVPEQRAWAADVAAGHDAGVRVSLRIEVRGLADGEVPAFRAVLQVHSVNDPTIVADAADVWGGTTSFGPDARLDCLLALRRAARAWPPLTPLLSAAVPDAVELADEEVTDLLGAGTRGLSDLGVEVHWPKELARKLTTRATVGPPDGHDRAASDTASFLSADALLAFDWWFALGDQQLTREELDRLAEAGRPVVRLRNQWVLVDPGEVRRARARPDRKVTPVDALSAALTGSTEVDGRWVDVQPTGWLAALRDRLANPEAQEPVPQPAALTATLRDYQRRGLNWLARMTSSGLGCCLADDMGLGKTITLIALHLHRQTDAATAGPTLVVCPTSLMGNWQREIEKFAPGTRVRRFHGPRRELDGLADGEFVLTTYGTMRLDAPRLAETAWGMVVADEAQHVKNPYSATARELRSIGARARVALTGTPVENNLSELWAILDWTTPGLLGRLGTFRARYARAVESGQDPAAAERLARLVRPFLLRRRKSDPGIAPELPPKTETDRAVSLTPEQTGLYEAVVRETLAEISGADSMARRGLIVKLLTGLKQICNHPAQYLKEDRPTIAGRSGKLELLDELLDTIVAEGASVLVFTQYVRMARLIERHLAARGLPSQFLHGGTPVAAREAMVQRFQDGEVPVFLLSLKAAGTGLNLTRAEHVVHYDRWWNPAVEAQATDRAYRIGQTRPVQVHRLIAEGTVEDRIADMLRRKRELADAVLGSGEAALTELTDAELADLVELRGGTR; translated from the coding sequence ATGCTCCCCCTCCGTGCCGCCCTGCCGGTCCTCACGCGTGCGCGTGCCCGTGCGCAGGGGCACAGGGCGGCCGCCTTCTGGGGTGCCGCGTCGGTGCTGGCCCTGCAGTACGTGGCCCGTGGGCTGCTGCTGCCCGGTCTGTCCCCCACCGACCACGACGCCTGGCGCGTGGGTCCCCTGGGCGCCGCGGACGTCGATCGGATCCGCCGGCTCGCCGCGGCGATGCCGCCCGAGGCGCACGCCGTACCGCTGAGCACCGCCGAGCCGCTCCGGCTGCCCGACCCCGAACTCTTGCTGCGCGCCTTCCTGGACGCGGTCGCCGACACCCTGCCCCGCTCCCCCGCGGCACCCCTCGTGACGGGCGGACCGGCCTACGCGGCCCGGGAACCGCAGCACGTGCCCGAACAGCGTGCCTGGGCGGCCGACGTCGCCGCGGGCCACGACGCGGGCGTACGCGTCTCGCTGCGGATCGAGGTGCGCGGCCTGGCCGACGGCGAGGTGCCCGCCTTCCGGGCCGTTCTGCAGGTGCACAGCGTGAACGATCCGACGATCGTGGCGGACGCCGCCGACGTGTGGGGCGGTACCACGTCCTTCGGCCCCGACGCACGGCTGGACTGCCTGCTCGCACTGCGCAGGGCGGCACGCGCGTGGCCCCCGCTCACCCCGCTGCTCTCGGCGGCCGTCCCGGACGCGGTCGAACTCGCCGACGAGGAGGTCACCGACCTGCTCGGAGCGGGCACGCGAGGCCTGTCCGACCTGGGTGTCGAGGTGCACTGGCCGAAGGAACTGGCCCGAAAGCTCACCACGCGCGCGACGGTCGGTCCGCCGGACGGCCACGACCGGGCCGCGTCGGACACTGCGTCGTTCCTGTCCGCCGACGCCCTGCTCGCGTTCGACTGGTGGTTCGCGCTGGGCGACCAGCAGCTGACGCGCGAGGAGCTGGACCGGCTCGCCGAGGCCGGCCGGCCGGTGGTGCGGCTGCGCAACCAGTGGGTGCTGGTCGACCCGGGGGAAGTGCGCCGGGCGCGGGCCCGGCCGGACCGCAAGGTGACACCCGTCGACGCGCTCAGCGCCGCTCTGACGGGCTCGACCGAGGTCGACGGCCGCTGGGTCGACGTCCAGCCCACCGGGTGGCTGGCGGCCCTGCGGGACCGGCTGGCGAACCCGGAGGCCCAGGAGCCCGTGCCGCAGCCCGCCGCGCTCACCGCGACGCTGAGGGACTATCAGCGCCGGGGGCTGAACTGGCTGGCGCGCATGACCTCCTCGGGCCTCGGCTGCTGTCTTGCCGACGACATGGGGCTCGGCAAGACGATCACCCTGATCGCGCTGCATCTGCACCGGCAGACCGACGCGGCGACCGCCGGTCCCACCCTCGTGGTGTGTCCGACGTCCCTGATGGGCAACTGGCAGCGCGAGATCGAGAAGTTCGCGCCGGGCACGCGCGTGCGTCGCTTCCACGGTCCGCGGCGCGAACTCGACGGTTTGGCCGACGGGGAGTTCGTGCTCACCACGTACGGCACGATGCGCCTGGACGCGCCCCGCCTCGCCGAAACCGCGTGGGGGATGGTCGTGGCGGACGAGGCGCAGCACGTGAAGAACCCGTACTCGGCGACGGCCCGGGAGTTGCGCTCGATCGGGGCACGCGCACGCGTGGCGCTCACCGGAACCCCGGTGGAGAACAACCTGTCCGAGCTGTGGGCGATCCTCGACTGGACGACTCCGGGTCTGCTGGGCCGGCTCGGCACCTTCCGCGCCCGGTACGCGCGGGCCGTCGAGAGCGGTCAGGACCCGGCCGCCGCGGAGCGCCTCGCCCGCCTGGTGCGTCCCTTCCTGCTGCGGCGCCGCAAGTCCGATCCTGGCATCGCCCCGGAGCTGCCGCCGAAGACCGAGACCGACCGTGCCGTGTCGCTCACCCCGGAACAGACCGGTCTGTACGAGGCCGTGGTGCGCGAGACCCTGGCGGAGATCTCCGGAGCGGACAGCATGGCCCGGCGCGGACTGATCGTGAAACTGCTGACCGGGCTCAAGCAGATCTGCAACCACCCGGCGCAGTACCTCAAGGAGGACCGGCCGACGATCGCCGGCCGCTCCGGCAAGCTGGAACTGCTGGACGAGCTCCTCGACACGATCGTCGCCGAAGGGGCGAGCGTCCTGGTGTTCACCCAGTACGTGCGCATGGCCCGGCTGATCGAGCGGCATCTCGCGGCGCGCGGCCTGCCGTCGCAGTTCCTCCACGGCGGGACCCCGGTGGCAGCGCGCGAGGCCATGGTGCAACGGTTCCAGGATGGTGAAGTGCCGGTGTTCCTGCTGTCGTTGAAGGCCGCGGGCACCGGTCTGAACCTCACCAGGGCCGAACACGTCGTGCACTACGACCGCTGGTGGAACCCGGCCGTGGAGGCGCAGGCCACCGACCGCGCGTACCGCATCGGCCAGACGCGCCCTGTGCAGGTGCACCGGCTGATCGCCGAGGGGACCGTCGAGGATCGCATCGCCGACATGCTGCGCCGCAAGCGGGAGCTGGCCGACGCGGTGCTCGGCTCCGGCGAGGCGGCACTGACCGAGCTGACGGACGCCGAGCTGGCCGATCTGGTGGAACTGCGAGGGGGCACGCGATGA
- a CDS encoding cytochrome P450, translated as MQAPTLEELVPDGHDLASNPYPVYAALRANGPVHRVLVPGSGESWLVVSHDAARAALTDPRLRNDIRHSSSWSGDGGHAVGRNMLQADPPQHTRLRRLVAAHFTTGSVTALRPAIEAIALELLDALPQRGTADLVARYALPLPVAVICGLLGVPAADRGVFHAWSDELVMPTSPETAAAAGAALTGYLADLIARGREERGSGLLDDLVAAADLTREELLGMVFLILVAGHETTVALISGTVHALLAHPDQLALLRAEPDLTAPAVEESLRYNSPVHATAFRFAAEPLDIGGTRIEAGDSVQVSLAAASRDPLRFPDPDRFDIQRPTRAHLGFGHGPHHCLGAPLARVEAAVALRLLLRHRSAIGFASDPAELTWRSGTLLRGLAELPLRFG; from the coding sequence GTGCAGGCACCCACTCTGGAAGAACTGGTCCCGGACGGCCATGACCTGGCCTCGAACCCCTATCCCGTATATGCCGCGCTGCGGGCCAATGGGCCCGTGCATCGCGTCCTGGTTCCCGGAAGCGGTGAGAGCTGGCTCGTCGTCTCCCATGACGCGGCGCGAGCCGCGCTGACCGACCCGCGCCTGCGCAACGACATCCGCCATTCCTCGTCCTGGAGCGGCGACGGCGGACACGCCGTCGGCCGCAACATGCTCCAGGCCGACCCTCCGCAGCACACCCGGCTGCGCCGTCTGGTGGCTGCCCACTTCACGACCGGGAGCGTCACCGCGCTCCGCCCGGCCATCGAAGCCATCGCGCTCGAACTCCTGGACGCGCTGCCGCAACGGGGCACGGCCGACCTGGTCGCCCGGTACGCGCTGCCGCTTCCCGTCGCGGTGATCTGCGGTCTTCTGGGAGTGCCCGCGGCCGATCGCGGGGTGTTCCACGCCTGGTCCGACGAACTGGTCATGCCCACCTCTCCCGAGACGGCGGCCGCCGCCGGAGCCGCACTGACCGGGTACCTCGCCGATCTGATCGCCCGAGGACGCGAAGAACGGGGGTCAGGGCTTCTCGACGATCTCGTGGCAGCTGCGGACCTCACCCGCGAAGAACTTCTCGGCATGGTGTTCCTGATCCTCGTCGCGGGCCACGAGACGACCGTCGCCCTGATCTCCGGGACCGTCCACGCGCTGCTGGCCCACCCGGACCAACTCGCCCTGCTCCGCGCCGAACCCGACCTGACCGCTCCGGCCGTCGAGGAGTCCCTGCGCTACAACTCACCCGTCCACGCCACGGCTTTCCGCTTCGCGGCCGAGCCGCTCGACATCGGCGGCACCCGGATAGAGGCAGGGGATTCCGTGCAGGTCTCACTCGCCGCGGCCTCCCGTGATCCGCTGCGCTTTCCCGACCCCGACCGCTTCGACATTCAGCGCCCCACGCGCGCGCACCTCGGATTCGGTCATGGCCCGCACCACTGCCTGGGCGCCCCGCTGGCCCGCGTGGAGGCGGCCGTCGCCCTGCGCCTGCTGCTGCGCCACCGGTCGGCCATCGGCTTCGCGAGCGATCCGGCGGAGCTGACCTGGCGCAGCGGGACCCTCCTGCGGGGCCTGGCCGAACTACCGCTGCGGTTCGGCTGA
- a CDS encoding alpha/beta hydrolase — MRQAEFDGKGSCIRWTETPGVEPARVYVHGLGSISAVYHAHIAARPELAGRRSLFVDLPGHGVSDRPEHFGYTLEDHADALAVALDAAQLTGVELIAHSMGGSVALVLAHRRPELVSRLVLTEANLDASPPATAGSSRIDAYEEDDFVAGAHARVLEKVGPLWAATMRLADPRALHRSAAGLRRGSVPMMREILEGLPIDRVYLQGELSGELEGRSTLEATGVRVVTVPGAGHNVMLDNPDAFVAVVAGSR, encoded by the coding sequence ATGAGGCAGGCCGAGTTCGACGGCAAGGGAAGCTGCATCCGCTGGACCGAGACGCCCGGCGTGGAGCCGGCACGCGTGTACGTGCACGGTTTGGGATCGATCTCGGCCGTCTATCACGCGCACATCGCGGCCCGGCCCGAACTCGCGGGTCGGCGCAGCCTGTTCGTCGATCTGCCCGGGCACGGCGTCAGCGACCGCCCCGAGCACTTCGGATACACACTGGAGGACCACGCGGACGCCCTGGCCGTGGCCCTGGACGCCGCGCAGCTGACCGGCGTCGAGCTGATCGCGCACAGCATGGGCGGATCGGTCGCGCTCGTGCTCGCTCACCGCAGGCCCGAACTCGTCTCCCGGCTCGTCCTGACGGAGGCCAACCTCGACGCCTCGCCCCCGGCCACGGCGGGCAGCAGCCGGATCGACGCGTACGAGGAGGACGACTTCGTCGCAGGTGCCCACGCGCGCGTGCTGGAGAAGGTCGGCCCGCTGTGGGCGGCGACCATGCGGCTGGCCGACCCGCGTGCCCTGCACCGCAGCGCGGCCGGGCTCAGGCGGGGATCGGTGCCCATGATGCGCGAGATCCTCGAAGGTCTGCCGATCGACCGTGTCTATCTCCAGGGCGAGCTCAGCGGTGAACTGGAGGGGCGCAGCACGCTGGAGGCGACAGGTGTGCGCGTGGTGACCGTCCCCGGCGCAGGCCACAACGTCATGCTCGACAACCCCGATGCCTTCGTCGCCGTGGTCGCCGGGAGCAGGTGA
- a CDS encoding TetR/AcrR family transcriptional regulator, protein MTDDVTAPVRRRDARRNRELLVEAAHEVFTEQGLEAPLDVIARRAGVGNATLYRHFPSRAALVDAVFRDPLAGTMAAGDRARAAADPWEGLVGYLEAVFAVLATDRGTNDLMTTHLEGVESLQAVHAHNRATLEVLLRRGRDEGGIRAEVTTEDVLFALAALGRAVPSLTTAVGPEAWRRPLALLLDGLRASPAVAPLPSPALTADELGDVLQGLGPHRAPRSSPG, encoded by the coding sequence ATGACGGATGACGTGACGGCGCCGGTACGGCGGCGCGATGCGCGACGCAACCGGGAGTTGCTGGTCGAGGCCGCTCACGAGGTGTTCACGGAGCAGGGGTTGGAGGCACCCCTGGACGTGATCGCACGGCGGGCGGGAGTGGGAAACGCCACGCTCTACCGGCATTTCCCGAGCCGCGCCGCACTGGTCGACGCGGTCTTCCGCGACCCGCTGGCGGGCACCATGGCCGCCGGTGACCGGGCGCGGGCCGCCGCGGACCCCTGGGAGGGACTCGTCGGCTACCTGGAGGCAGTGTTCGCCGTCCTGGCCACCGATCGCGGAACGAACGACCTGATGACCACCCACCTCGAGGGTGTCGAGTCGCTGCAGGCCGTGCACGCCCACAACCGGGCGACCCTGGAGGTGCTCCTGCGCCGCGGCCGCGACGAGGGAGGCATCCGCGCGGAGGTCACCACGGAGGACGTGCTCTTCGCGCTGGCCGCGCTCGGCCGGGCCGTTCCCTCCCTCACCACCGCCGTGGGCCCCGAGGCCTGGCGCCGCCCCCTCGCCCTGCTCCTCGACGGTCTGCGCGCCTCGCCCGCCGTGGCGCCTCTGCCGTCCCCCGCGCTCACCGCGGACGAACTCGGCGATGTGCTCCAGGGCTTGGGGCCGCATCGGGCGCCCCGCAGCTCCCCCGGGTGA
- a CDS encoding SWF or SNF family helicase, producing the protein MTGHEADTERTFAALPPAHGRGFAQSWWGRAWLRALEDAALDSGQVKTGRRLARAGAVGAVSVRPGRITAVVQDRDRTAHRADVLLAELSDEQWDRFLDLAVERAGHLAALLDRDMPPHLVEDSASAGIELLPGLGDLEPQCDCDAWDHCGHTAALCYQMARLLDQDPFVLLLMRGRGEHALLADLQARSAAPAEAAPEPEGVDAAEAYAAGDILPPLPAPPELPEEPGLPPTLDTEAPPGPGVDPVAVRHLAARTAVEAHRLLAEALRPPAEQPAAVLEPTVAQDAVRLAVAAPDGPSAQRLAEGSGRDPKSLADATRAWELGGADALLVLEEEWVPSGGTLARARAALEAAWDEDERPSFTADGNRWTVVDAPTQLRLGRDGRWWPYRREAERWIPAGPAALDPATALASIEFVSAEPQR; encoded by the coding sequence ATGACCGGACACGAGGCGGACACCGAGCGCACGTTCGCGGCACTGCCGCCCGCGCACGGGCGGGGGTTCGCGCAGTCGTGGTGGGGCCGGGCCTGGCTGCGGGCTCTGGAGGACGCCGCGCTGGACTCGGGCCAGGTGAAGACGGGCCGCAGGCTGGCCCGCGCGGGCGCGGTGGGCGCGGTGTCGGTACGTCCCGGGCGCATCACGGCCGTCGTGCAGGACCGTGACCGCACCGCGCACCGCGCCGATGTCCTGCTGGCCGAGCTGTCCGACGAGCAGTGGGACCGCTTCCTCGACCTCGCCGTCGAACGGGCCGGTCACCTGGCGGCGCTGCTGGACCGCGACATGCCGCCGCATCTGGTGGAGGACTCCGCGTCGGCGGGCATCGAACTCCTGCCGGGGCTGGGCGATCTGGAACCGCAGTGCGACTGCGACGCCTGGGACCACTGCGGGCACACGGCGGCCCTGTGCTATCAGATGGCGCGGCTGCTGGACCAGGACCCCTTCGTGCTGCTGCTGATGCGCGGGCGCGGCGAACACGCCCTTCTGGCGGACCTCCAGGCCCGCAGCGCCGCGCCCGCGGAGGCGGCTCCGGAACCGGAGGGAGTGGATGCCGCCGAGGCCTACGCGGCCGGCGACATCCTGCCGCCCCTTCCCGCACCCCCGGAGCTGCCCGAGGAGCCCGGCCTGCCGCCCACGCTGGACACCGAGGCCCCGCCGGGTCCGGGGGTCGATCCGGTCGCCGTACGCCATCTGGCCGCCAGGACCGCCGTGGAGGCCCACCGGCTGCTCGCGGAGGCTCTCCGGCCGCCGGCCGAACAGCCTGCTGCGGTCCTCGAACCGACGGTGGCTCAGGACGCGGTACGCCTTGCCGTCGCTGCACCCGACGGGCCGTCGGCGCAACGGCTTGCCGAAGGATCGGGCCGCGATCCGAAGTCGCTGGCGGACGCCACGCGTGCCTGGGAACTCGGTGGTGCGGACGCCCTGTTGGTGCTGGAGGAGGAATGGGTGCCCTCGGGCGGCACACTCGCACGCGCGCGTGCGGCTCTGGAGGCGGCCTGGGACGAGGACGAACGGCCGTCGTTCACGGCGGACGGCAACCGGTGGACGGTCGTCGATGCGCCGACCCAGCTACGCCTGGGCCGGGACGGGCGGTGGTGGCCGTACCGGAGGGAGGCGGAACGCTGGATACCCGCGGGCCCGGCGGCCCTCGATCCGGCGACGGCTCTGGCCTCGATCGAGTTCGTCTCAGCCGAACCGCAGCGGTAG